Proteins from a genomic interval of Paenibacillus sp. FSL H8-0048:
- a CDS encoding NADPH-dependent oxidoreductase: MIRLLMNHRSFRNYSGQEVEPWKLKTIIEAAQAAPSWVNGQQVSMIAVRSEERRQQLSALSGNQKHVAEAPVFLVFCMDFYRAKLAAELEGQPFETAADVDALLVGATDVGIALANTVAAAESLGLGIIPIGGVRRNTAGVIELLQLPEYVFPVVGLCIGYPAGEQPKSSRLPIAAVYHEEVYNPDQQHLIEEYNETHRELLKSQGMTERSWTSIIARFYALNPQYGDSQRTLKQQGFTCENLNKE, encoded by the coding sequence GTGATTAGATTACTTATGAACCACCGTTCGTTCCGGAACTACAGCGGGCAGGAGGTGGAGCCTTGGAAGCTGAAGACGATTATTGAGGCAGCCCAGGCGGCACCCTCTTGGGTGAACGGCCAACAGGTATCGATGATTGCGGTACGCAGCGAGGAACGCAGGCAGCAGCTGTCGGCGCTGAGCGGCAACCAGAAGCATGTGGCGGAAGCGCCGGTATTTCTGGTGTTCTGCATGGACTTTTACCGGGCGAAGCTTGCAGCGGAGCTGGAAGGCCAGCCGTTCGAAACGGCTGCGGATGTAGACGCGTTGCTCGTTGGGGCTACGGATGTCGGCATTGCGTTAGCGAACACAGTGGCTGCCGCCGAGTCACTGGGACTGGGCATTATCCCGATTGGGGGCGTGCGCCGCAATACGGCTGGGGTGATCGAACTTTTGCAGCTGCCAGAGTATGTATTCCCGGTGGTCGGACTCTGCATCGGCTATCCGGCGGGAGAACAGCCGAAGAGTTCACGCCTGCCTATAGCGGCGGTATATCATGAAGAAGTCTATAACCCGGATCAGCAACACCTGATCGAAGAATACAATGAGACCCACCGGGAGCTGCTCAAGTCCCAAGGAATGACGGAGCGGAGCTGGACCAGCATAATTGCCCGCTTCTACGCGCTGAATCCGCAGTATGGGGACTCGCAGCGTACGCTGAAGCAGCAGGGCTTCACCTGTGAGAATCTAAATAAGGAGTAA
- a CDS encoding histidinol-phosphatase, translating into MKFDLHTHHFRCGHADGTIRDYIEAGIAAGLDVIGISDHSPYFGSPSEQAFPRIAMAKSELVHYVEEVLSLQKEYEGRIDVLLGMESDFFPEHAELYRKTYAAYPFDYVIGSVHHVEEVSIFNQGRWKGLDPGQMLASKAEYYRLIAESARSGIFQILGHIDAMKGNYPPFSGIAAPKEIDEALRVIGECGPAIEINTSGGTKLCGGWYPSDEILERALHFGVEVSFGSDAHLPARVADQRNQVAARLKEIGFEYWVYYKRREKVKVAL; encoded by the coding sequence ATGAAGTTCGACCTGCATACCCATCATTTCCGCTGCGGCCATGCTGACGGCACGATCCGGGACTATATTGAAGCCGGAATCGCGGCGGGGCTGGATGTTATCGGGATTTCCGATCATTCGCCTTACTTCGGAAGCCCGTCCGAGCAGGCTTTTCCGCGCATTGCCATGGCCAAGTCAGAACTGGTCCATTATGTGGAGGAAGTGTTATCGCTGCAAAAAGAATACGAAGGCCGCATCGATGTCCTGCTCGGCATGGAATCCGACTTCTTCCCGGAGCATGCGGAGCTGTACCGCAAGACCTACGCCGCATACCCGTTCGATTATGTAATCGGCTCCGTACATCATGTTGAAGAGGTCAGTATCTTCAACCAGGGCCGCTGGAAGGGACTGGACCCCGGGCAGATGCTTGCCTCCAAGGCCGAGTACTACCGGCTGATTGCCGAATCCGCACGCAGCGGCATCTTCCAGATTCTCGGCCATATCGATGCCATGAAAGGCAATTATCCGCCCTTCTCCGGGATCGCTGCTCCCAAGGAGATTGACGAAGCCTTGCGCGTGATCGGCGAATGCGGTCCGGCCATCGAGATCAACACCTCCGGCGGCACCAAGCTGTGCGGCGGCTGGTACCCTTCCGATGAGATTCTGGAACGGGCCCTGCACTTCGGCGTGGAGGTCAGCTTCGGCTCCGATGCCCATCTCCCTGCCCGTGTTGCCGACCAGCGCAATCAGGTAGCTGCACGGCTGAAGGAGATTGGCTTCGAGTACTGGGTCTATTACAAGCGGCGCGAGAAGGTTAAGGTCGCACTGTAG